The Raoultibacter phocaeensis genome contains a region encoding:
- a CDS encoding 4Fe-4S binding protein, with amino-acid sequence MPRIIVDDHFCKGCGLCVDACPVDIIELDYKKITAKGYHPARLTDEEKCTGCMSCATMCPDVAITVVR; translated from the coding sequence ATGCCGAGAATTATCGTAGACGATCATTTCTGCAAGGGGTGCGGCTTGTGCGTCGACGCATGCCCGGTGGATATCATCGAGCTGGACTACAAGAAGATCACCGCGAAGGGCTATCACCCGGCGCGTCTGACCGATGAGGAAAAATGCACGGGTTGCATGTCGTGCGCCACGATGTGCCCCGACGTTGCGATTACGGTGGTGAGGTAG
- a CDS encoding nucleotide-binding protein: MNEVGTHSGPPGETESEKVGSGKASNRTATLFPLAPITVVIGHYGVGKTNFSINLALDAAARGYAVTLMDLDVVNPYFRSSDYRELLEGAGVHVVSPIFAGTTIDSPSLSGAVYTAIEDAIRQGDDGETCVIIDAGGDDVGATALGRFAPRIAEGDHEVLYVVNRYRNLTQEPREAAELLGEIEAKAGLSATGIVNNSHLKEDTTEEVVVAGTAFANEVSERLGLPIVCTAVPKRIVDQKNGTFSKNAAIQNVYPVQVYVRTPWGT; this comes from the coding sequence ATGAACGAAGTCGGGACGCACAGCGGGCCCCCGGGCGAAACGGAGTCCGAAAAAGTCGGTTCGGGAAAGGCGTCGAACCGTACGGCAACGCTCTTTCCCCTCGCGCCGATAACGGTGGTGATCGGGCATTACGGGGTTGGAAAGACGAACTTTTCCATCAATCTGGCGCTCGATGCCGCCGCGCGCGGATATGCGGTTACGCTCATGGATCTCGATGTGGTGAATCCTTACTTCCGCTCGAGCGATTACCGCGAGCTGCTCGAAGGTGCGGGCGTGCATGTGGTGAGTCCGATCTTTGCCGGCACGACGATCGATTCGCCGAGCCTGTCGGGGGCGGTCTACACGGCCATCGAGGATGCGATTCGGCAAGGAGATGACGGAGAGACGTGCGTCATCATCGATGCGGGCGGTGACGATGTGGGGGCTACGGCGCTCGGCAGGTTCGCCCCGCGCATCGCCGAGGGCGACCACGAGGTCCTCTACGTGGTGAACCGCTACCGCAACCTTACCCAAGAGCCACGGGAGGCGGCAGAGCTGCTCGGAGAAATCGAGGCGAAGGCGGGGCTTTCGGCGACGGGCATCGTGAACAATTCGCACCTCAAAGAGGATACGACCGAAGAGGTTGTGGTTGCAGGCACCGCCTTTGCAAACGAGGTATCCGAGCGCCTCGGTTTACCAATCGTGTGCACTGCGGTGCCAAAACGGATCGTTGACCAGAAAAACGGCACGTTTTCGAAAAACGCAGCTATCCAAAACGTGTATCCTGTGCAAGTGTATGTTCGTACCCCGTGGGGCACCTGA
- a CDS encoding thiamine pyrophosphate-dependent enzyme, translated as MAAEETVIFERPRSLLPVITNYCPGCPHGIVHRLVAETLDELGVEGKTVGVAPVGCSVTATDFFGCDMIEAAHGRAPAVATAVKRVHPDNVVFAYQGDGDLASIGMAETIHAATRGENITVIFINNAIYGMTGGQMAPTSLPNQVTQTSPYGRDVSSAGYPIRVSELLSSLDGVAYIERVCVDSPKNVRKAKKAIKHAFQNQIDGVGYSLVEVVSTCPTNWGLTPQDAFAWMRENMLPYYPLGVYKDVIAEGHASVAEAAAERAKGCPIASGKGE; from the coding sequence ATGGCAGCTGAGGAAACAGTGATCTTCGAACGCCCCCGTTCGCTTCTTCCCGTTATCACGAACTACTGCCCGGGGTGCCCCCACGGCATCGTGCACCGACTCGTCGCCGAGACGCTCGACGAACTCGGCGTCGAGGGCAAGACCGTCGGCGTGGCGCCGGTCGGATGCTCGGTTACCGCAACCGATTTCTTCGGATGCGACATGATCGAGGCTGCGCATGGGCGCGCGCCTGCGGTGGCTACGGCGGTCAAGCGCGTGCACCCCGACAACGTCGTATTCGCATATCAGGGCGACGGCGACCTCGCGAGCATCGGCATGGCCGAAACCATCCATGCGGCAACGCGCGGTGAGAACATCACCGTCATCTTTATCAATAACGCGATCTACGGCATGACGGGCGGCCAGATGGCTCCCACGAGCCTGCCGAACCAGGTCACCCAGACAAGCCCCTACGGTCGCGACGTCTCTTCGGCGGGCTATCCCATCCGCGTGTCCGAACTGCTTTCCTCGCTCGACGGCGTCGCCTACATCGAGCGCGTGTGCGTAGACAGCCCGAAAAACGTGCGCAAGGCGAAGAAGGCTATCAAGCACGCTTTCCAAAACCAAATCGACGGTGTGGGGTATTCGCTGGTCGAGGTCGTTTCAACCTGTCCTACCAATTGGGGTCTTACGCCTCAGGACGCGTTTGCATGGATGCGCGAGAACATGCTTCCGTACTACCCGCTCGGGGTGTATAAAGATGT
- a CDS encoding MerR family transcriptional regulator, with amino-acid sequence MLIAEVSKTYDISADTLRYYERVGLIPTVNRRANGIRDYDESDLSWVEFIKCMRAAGIQVEALIEYVALYQQGDETNEARKEILVEQRAQLVKRMEDMTATLKRLDYKIDNYDRIMRGDIGESKCGAESSD; translated from the coding sequence ATGCTGATCGCTGAAGTGAGCAAAACATACGACATATCCGCCGACACGCTCAGGTACTATGAGCGCGTGGGCCTTATCCCGACGGTCAACCGCCGCGCCAACGGGATCCGCGACTACGACGAGAGCGATCTGAGTTGGGTCGAATTCATCAAATGCATGCGCGCTGCCGGCATCCAGGTCGAAGCGCTCATCGAGTACGTGGCGCTTTACCAACAAGGTGATGAGACCAATGAGGCGCGCAAGGAAATCCTTGTCGAGCAGCGCGCTCAACTGGTGAAGCGCATGGAAGACATGACTGCAACGCTTAAGCGACTCGATTACAAGATCGACAACTACGACCGCATCATGCGCGGCGATATCGGCGAGTCGAAGTGCGGAGCTGAGTCGTCCGACTAA
- a CDS encoding EamA family transporter: MRRDALKYSGIVFLAGASYGAQATTVKITYAAGFTWAQVVASQALFATLLFAAAVLFLRARGVRLVPLAPKQVLALLGLGLNTCIGTVLYNYALAVLPVSVAITLLFQFTWMGIVVQVIVTRRRPHAAEVIAAAVILGGTLMASGLLFDTAGELDPIGMACGLLSAVSCTSFMFFSSRVGVGLPPIERGLVVCMGACILGFILCPDYFASGVLGAGIWKYGFVLGLCALFIPVILFGIATPHLLPGIATIMASSELPCGIALSTLVIGEPLGMIQAIGIITILAGIVLSQLPNLLPRAHPDDAVFPL; this comes from the coding sequence ATGCGCAGGGACGCTTTGAAATACTCGGGGATCGTCTTTTTGGCCGGCGCCAGCTACGGCGCGCAGGCTACTACGGTGAAAATCACCTACGCCGCCGGCTTCACCTGGGCCCAGGTCGTGGCGAGCCAAGCGCTGTTCGCCACGCTCCTGTTTGCCGCAGCGGTTCTCTTCTTGCGAGCGCGCGGCGTACGCCTCGTCCCCCTTGCGCCCAAACAGGTGCTCGCCCTGCTGGGATTGGGGTTGAACACGTGCATCGGGACCGTTTTGTACAACTACGCGCTCGCCGTGCTGCCGGTTTCGGTTGCCATCACGCTGCTGTTCCAGTTCACGTGGATGGGGATCGTCGTCCAGGTGATCGTCACGCGCCGCCGCCCGCATGCAGCCGAGGTAATCGCCGCTGCCGTCATCTTGGGCGGAACGCTTATGGCAAGCGGTCTTTTGTTCGATACGGCGGGCGAGCTCGACCCTATCGGCATGGCCTGCGGTCTGCTTTCAGCCGTCAGCTGCACCTCGTTCATGTTCTTCTCGAGCCGCGTCGGCGTCGGACTTCCACCCATCGAGCGGGGACTCGTCGTCTGTATGGGGGCGTGCATTCTCGGCTTCATACTGTGCCCCGATTATTTCGCAAGCGGCGTACTCGGCGCGGGCATCTGGAAGTACGGTTTCGTTTTGGGATTGTGCGCCCTCTTCATACCCGTGATTCTGTTCGGAATCGCAACACCGCACCTCCTGCCGGGAATCGCCACCATCATGGCGTCTTCCGAGCTCCCCTGCGGCATTGCCCTGTCGACCCTCGTTATCGGAGAGCCTCTTGGGATGATCCAGGCAATCGGCATCATCACGATCCTCGCAGGAATCGTGCTTTCGCAGCTGCCGAACCTGCTTCCGCGCGCACACCCAGACGATGCCGTGTTTCCTCTGTGA
- a CDS encoding 3-methyl-2-oxobutanoate dehydrogenase subunit VorB, with the protein MAEKVLMKGNEVLAEAALRAGCRFFFGYPITPQTELAAYMSKRMPKVGGTYLQAESEIAAINMVYGASAAGARVMTSSSSPGISLKGEGISYMAGADLPGVIVNVQRGGPGLGGIQPSQADYWQATRATGHGDFQLMVFAPSTVQEMADCAFLAFEKADEYRMPVMILADGMLGQMMEPVVLPEPKDDLPDKPWATTGHKNEREHNIVNSLYLQAADLERLNNERYERYAKIKETEQRAELFMTEDADIVVVAFGASARIARSAVVAAREKGIKAGLIRPITLWPFPSDAIEGVIPHAKALLSVEMNMGQMVDDVRLVAAGRVPVEFFGHTGGIIPTPAEVLEQIEALDGKAGA; encoded by the coding sequence ATGGCCGAAAAAGTACTGATGAAGGGCAACGAGGTCTTGGCCGAGGCTGCGCTGCGCGCTGGATGCCGGTTTTTCTTCGGCTACCCGATCACGCCGCAGACCGAGCTTGCCGCCTACATGTCCAAGCGCATGCCGAAGGTGGGCGGCACCTACCTTCAGGCCGAAAGCGAGATCGCGGCCATCAACATGGTCTACGGGGCTTCGGCGGCGGGCGCGCGCGTTATGACGTCGTCGTCGTCGCCGGGAATCTCGCTGAAAGGCGAGGGCATCTCGTACATGGCGGGTGCCGATCTGCCGGGCGTCATCGTGAACGTGCAGCGCGGCGGCCCTGGCCTCGGTGGCATCCAGCCCTCGCAAGCCGATTACTGGCAAGCCACGCGCGCTACCGGTCACGGCGATTTCCAGCTCATGGTGTTCGCGCCCTCGACGGTGCAGGAAATGGCGGACTGCGCGTTTCTCGCCTTCGAGAAAGCCGACGAGTACCGTATGCCCGTCATGATCCTCGCAGACGGCATGCTCGGCCAGATGATGGAGCCGGTAGTGTTGCCCGAGCCCAAAGACGATCTGCCCGACAAGCCGTGGGCGACGACCGGCCACAAAAACGAGCGCGAGCACAACATCGTGAACTCGCTGTATCTCCAAGCCGCCGATCTCGAGCGCCTCAACAACGAGCGCTACGAGCGCTATGCAAAAATAAAGGAAACCGAACAGCGAGCCGAACTCTTCATGACCGAGGATGCCGATATCGTCGTTGTCGCGTTCGGGGCTTCGGCCCGCATAGCGAGAAGCGCTGTGGTCGCGGCTCGCGAGAAAGGCATCAAGGCGGGTCTCATCAGACCGATCACGCTTTGGCCGTTCCCGAGCGACGCGATAGAGGGCGTGATACCCCACGCGAAAGCGCTGCTATCCGTCGAGATGAACATGGGCCAGATGGTCGACGATGTTCGCCTTGTCGCTGCAGGGCGCGTTCCAGTTGAATTCTTCGGACATACGGGCGGCATCATCCCGACGCCCGCAGAGGTGCTCGAGCAGATCGAGGCATTGGACGGAAAGGCAGGTGCTTAA